Proteins co-encoded in one Podarcis muralis chromosome 12, rPodMur119.hap1.1, whole genome shotgun sequence genomic window:
- the DHX30 gene encoding ATP-dependent RNA helicase DHX30 isoform X3, which produces MAASSRLLQMLLDGAAGPLWRAQPTLRRSLRRGLCERAAGAEQAQQAEDDDDGDAMGRQDSRDLLKEFPQPKNLLNSVIGRALGISHARDKLVYIHTNGPRKKKVTLLIKWPKNVEVEGYGTKKIDAERQAAAAACQLFKGWGLLGPRNELFDAAKYRILAEQLGCPDERWYSEGSRWRSKSGPSLADLSTCWRRMEPSEPIQSLEHNRLPKPIRKEELEEGELEEGELEEGELEEDTIDVSDYLSMAHPGARTPPRDMRDGFSLEMTDDNTALRALTQFPLPKNLLAQVIQIATSSSTVKEYMQFRTVGTKTKICKLTLRWPCPMTFAAKGRRKVEAENKAAALACQKLKSLGLVDKNNNPLSHAMYNMTSLRELGENQRKPCHIKVPEATLRKIENYLNHYPVDTQESRPRLADDMMNLSKESGTLSDAITGKSYIPMSESEEVRHSQNLLALWKRRGSSWQETQPLPVDSHREAILSAIEQNPVVVIAGDTGCGKTTRIPQLMLEHYILDGRGAQCNMVITQPRRISAISVAQRVAQELGSSMRKNVGYQVRLESKPPARGGALLFCTVGILLRKLQGNPRLEGVSHIVVDEVHERDVNTDFLLILLKGVQKQNPGLRLVLMSATGDNQRFSQYFGDCPVVKVPGFMYPVKEYYLEEIMAMLGRHRHRHYEIKQSDEECVLDLELITDLILQIDAHGEPGGILCFLPGWQEIKGVQQRLLESLGPHNSRYLVLPVHSNIPMMDQQSIFPRPPPGVRKIVLATNIAETSITINDIVHVVDSGTHKEERYDLKTKVSCLETVWVSKSNVIQRRGRAGRCQSGFAYHLFPRSRLDRMPTFQVPEILRTPLENLVVQAKIHMPEKTAVEFLSKALDSPDIKAVDEAVILLQEIGVLDHREALTTLGKRLAQISTDPRLAKAIVLASIFRCIQPLLVIVSCLTRDPFSSSLQNRTEVDKAKAILSRESGSDHLAFVRAVAGWEDILRRRDSRARDNYLQDYLLYAPSLRFINGLVKQFSENLYEAYLVPTPSDCLLPSSVCNQYSEEEELVKGVLMAGLYPNLIQVRQGKVTRQGKFKPNSYTYRTKAGTVLLHKSTINRQTSKLYSRWLTYFMAVKSNGGVFVRDSSQVHPLAVLLMTDTDIHVRDDGWRATVSLVDSDLLVLEGDSYTIRLLRDFRVALSRMVEVCLCYEMAAIPGDLHHQHSQLLDILVDLLKGPPGSFGA; this is translated from the exons ATTCAAGAGATTTACTGAAGGAATTTCCCCAGCCTAAAAATTTGCTCAACAGCGTCATCGGAAGAGCTCTTGGCATTTCCCATGCAAGAGACAAGCTGGTGTATATCCACACCAATGGGCCACGGAAAAAG AAAGTTACGCTGCTCATCAAGTGGCCAAAGAACGTGGAAGTGGAAGGCTACGGGACCAAAAAGATCGACGCTGAGCGGCAGGCTGCAGCCGctgcttgccagctcttcaag GGCTGGGGTCTGCTGGGTCCCCGAAATGAGCTCTTTGATGCTGCAAAGTACCGCATCCTTGCTGAGCAGCTGGGCTGCCCCGATGAGCGGTGGTACTCAGAGGGCAGCCGGTGGCGCTCCAAGTCCGGGCCATCTCTGGCTGACCTCTCGACCTGCTGGAGGAGGATGGAGCCTAGCGAGCCCATCCAGTCCCTGGAGCACAATAGGCTCCCCAAACCCATCCGGAAGGAGGAGCTGGAAGAAGGGGAGCTGGAAGAGGGGGAGCTGGAGGAAGGGGAGCTGGAGGAAGACACCATCGACGTCTCCGATTACTTGTCCATGGCGCATCCGGGGGCCCGCACCCCACCCAGAGACATGAG ggACGGCTTCTCTCTCGAGATGACGGATGACAACACAGCCCTCCGGGCTCTGACCCAGTTTCCTCTGCCCAAGAACCTCCTGGCCCAGGTGATCCAGATTGCCACTTCTTCGTCCACAGTCAAG GAGTACATGCAGTTCCGGACGGTGGGCACCAAGACCAAGATCTGCAAGCTGACCCTGCGCTGGCCCTGCCCCATGACCTTCGCCGCCAAGGGGCGACGCAAGGTGGAGGCGGAGAACAAAGCGGCTGCTCTGGCCTGCCAGAAGCTGAAG aGCCTCGGCCTTGTGGACAAGAACAACAACCCCCTGAGCCACGCCATGTACAACATGACATCCCTCCGGGAGCTGGGCGAGAACCAGCGGAAGCCCTGCCACATCAAGGTCCCCGAGGCCACGCTGCGCAAGATCGAGAACTACCTGAACCAT TACCCAGTGGACACCCAGGAATCCAGGCCGCGCCTGGCCGACGACATGATGAACTTGAGCAAGGAGTCGGGCACCCTCAGCGACGCCATCACAGGCAAGAGTTACATCCCCATGTCGGAGTCGGAGGAAGTTCGCCACAGCCAGAACCTCCTGGCTCTCTGGAAGCGGAGGGGCAGCTCCTGGCAGGAGACCCAGCCTCTGCCCGTGGACTCACACCGGGAAGCCATCCTCTCGGCCATAGAGCAGAACCCGGTGGTGGTGATTGCCGGGGACACGGGGTGCGGGAagaccacccgcatcccccagcTGATGCTGGAGCACTACATCCTGGACGGGCGCGGCGCCCAGTGCAACATGGTCATCACGCAGCCCCGGCGAATCAGCGCCATTTCGGTGGCGCAGCGCGTGGCGCAGGAGCTGGGCTCCAGCATGCGGAAGAACGTGGGCTACCAGGTGCGGCTGGAGAGCAAGCCGCCGGCCCGGGGTGGAGCGCTGCTCTTCTGCACCGTGGGCATCCTGCTGCGGAAGCTGCAGGGCAACCCCCGCCTGGAGGGCGTCAGCCACATCGTGGTGGACGAGGTGCACGAGCGCGACGTCAACACCGACTTCCTGCTCATCCTGCTCAAGGGCGTCCAGAAGCAGAACCCCGGCCTCCGGCTAGTGCTGATGAGCGCCACGGGGGACAACCAGCGCTTCTCGCAGTACTTTGGGGACTGCCCCGTGGTCAAGGTGCCGGGCTTCATGTATCCTGTCAAGGAGTACTACCTGGAGGAGATCATGGCCATGCTGGGGCGACACAGACACCGGCACTACGAGATCAAG CAATCAGACGAGGAGTGCGTCCTTGACCTTGAGCTGATCACTGACCTCATTCTGCAGATCGATGCCCACGGAGAGCCAG GTGGGATCCTCTGTTTCCTCCCCGGCTGGCAGGAGATCAAAGGAGTTCAGCAGCGACTCTTGGAGAGCCTTGGACCTCATAACAGCCGTTACCTTGTCTTACCAG TTCATTCCAACATCCCAATGATGGACCAGCAGAGCATCTTCCCACGCCCCCCTCCTGGCGTGCGCAAGATCGTCCTGGCCACCAACATTGCCGAGACCTCCATCACCATCAACGACATCGTGCACGTTGTGGACAGCGGGACTCACAAGGAGGAGCGCTACGATCTCAAGACCAAG GTCTCGTGCCTGGAGACCGTCTGGGTGTCCAAGTCCAACGTCATCCAGAGGCGAGGGCGTGCTGGGCGCTGCCAGTCGGGCTTTGCCTACCATCTCTTCCCGCGCAGCCGCCTGGACAGGATGCCCACCTTCCAAGTGCCTGAGATCCTCCGCACGCCCCTCGAGAACCTGGTGGTCCAGGCCAAGATCCACATGCCCGAGAAAACG GCTGTTGAATTCCTCTCCAAAGCCCTGGACAGCCCTGACATCAAAGCTGTGGATGAAGCAGTCATCCTTTTGCAAGAGATTG GTGTGCTGGACCACAGGGAGGCCTTGACCACTCTGGGCAAGCGCCTGGCTCAGATCTCCACCGATCCCCGTCTGGCTAAGGCCATCGTGCTGGCTTCCATCTTCCGCTGCATCCAGCCGCTCCTGGTCATCGTCTCCTGCCTCACGAGGGACCCCTTCAGCAGCAGCTTGCAGAACCGCACCGAGGTGGACAAG GCCAAGGCCATCCTGAGCCGAGAGAGCGGCAGCGACCACCTGGCTTTTGTGCGGGCAGTGGCCGGCTGGGAGGACATCCTCCGGCGCAGGGATAGCCGAGCTCGCGACAACTACCTGCAGGATTACCTCCTGTATGCACCCAGCCTGCGATTCATCAATG GCCTGGTGAAGCAGTTCTCTGAGAACCTCTACGAGGCCTACCTGGTGCCAACCCCCTCAGACTGCCTCTTGCCCTCGTCTGTGTGCAACCAatacagtgaggaggaggagctggtgaAGGGCGTCCTGATGGCTGGGCTTTACCCCAATCTCATCCAG GTCAGGCAAGGCAAAGTGACCAGGCAGGGCAAGTTCAAGCCCAACAGCTACACATACCGGACCAAGGCTGGGACCGTCCTCCTGCACAAGTCAACAATCAACAGGCAA ACCTCCAAGCTCTACAGCCGCTGGCTGACGTACTTCATGGCGGTCAAGTCCAACGGCGGGGTGTTTGTGCGCGACTCCTCACAGGTGCACCCCCTGGCCGTGCTGCTCATGACGGATACAGACATCCATGTGCGGG ATGACGGCTGGCGAGCGACCGTCTCCCTCGTTGACAGCGACCTCCTGGTGCTGGAGGGCGACTCCTACACTATCCGGCTCCTGCGTGACTTCCGCGTGGCCCTCTCCAGGATGGTGGAGGTGTGCCTTTGCTACGAGATGGCCGCCATCCCCGGGGACCTGCACCACCAGCACAGCCAGCTCCTGGACATCCTAGTGGACCTTCTCAAAGGGCCTCCCGGCAGCTTTGGAGCTTAG
- the DHX30 gene encoding ATP-dependent RNA helicase DHX30 isoform X2, with product MAASSRLLQMLLDGAAGPLWRAQPTLRRSLRRGLCERAAGAEQAQQAEDDDDGDAMGRQDRTMQGDSRDLLKEFPQPKNLLNSVIGRALGISHARDKLVYIHTNGPRKKKVTLLIKWPKNVEVEGYGTKKIDAERQAAAAACQLFKGWGLLGPRNELFDAAKYRILAEQLGCPDERWYSEGSRWRSKSGPSLADLSTCWRRMEPSEPIQSLEHNRLPKPIRKEELEEGELEEGELEEGELEEDTIDVSDYLSMAHPGARTPPRDMRDGFSLEMTDDNTALRALTQFPLPKNLLAQVIQIATSSSTVKEYMQFRTVGTKTKICKLTLRWPCPMTFAAKGRRKVEAENKAAALACQKLKSLGLVDKNNNPLSHAMYNMTSLRELGENQRKPCHIKVPEATLRKIENYLNHYPVDTQESRPRLADDMMNLSKESGTLSDAITGKSYIPMSESEEVRHSQNLLALWKRRGSSWQETQPLPVDSHREAILSAIEQNPVVVIAGDTGCGKTTRIPQLMLEHYILDGRGAQCNMVITQPRRISAISVAQRVAQELGSSMRKNVGYQVRLESKPPARGGALLFCTVGILLRKLQGNPRLEGVSHIVVDEVHERDVNTDFLLILLKGVQKQNPGLRLVLMSATGDNQRFSQYFGDCPVVKVPGFMYPVKEYYLEEIMAMLGRHRHRHYEIKQSDEECVLDLELITDLILQIDAHGEPGGILCFLPGWQEIKGVQQRLLESLGPHNSRYLVLPVHSNIPMMDQQSIFPRPPPGVRKIVLATNIAETSITINDIVHVVDSGTHKEERYDLKTKVSCLETVWVSKSNVIQRRGRAGRCQSGFAYHLFPRSRLDRMPTFQVPEILRTPLENLVVQAKIHMPEKTAVEFLSKALDSPDIKAVDEAVILLQEIGVLDHREALTTLGKRLAQISTDPRLAKAIVLASIFRCIQPLLVIVSCLTRDPFSSSLQNRTEVDKAKAILSRESGSDHLAFVRAVAGWEDILRRRDSRARDNYLQDYLLYAPSLRFINGLVKQFSENLYEAYLVPTPSDCLLPSSVCNQYSEEEELVKGVLMAGLYPNLIQVRQGKVTRQGKFKPNSYTYRTKAGTVLLHKSTINRQTSKLYSRWLTYFMAVKSNGGVFVRDSSQVHPLAVLLMTDTDIHVRDDGWRATVSLVDSDLLVLEGDSYTIRLLRDFRVALSRMVEVCLCYEMAAIPGDLHHQHSQLLDILVDLLKGPPGSFGA from the exons ATAGGACAATGCAAGGAG ATTCAAGAGATTTACTGAAGGAATTTCCCCAGCCTAAAAATTTGCTCAACAGCGTCATCGGAAGAGCTCTTGGCATTTCCCATGCAAGAGACAAGCTGGTGTATATCCACACCAATGGGCCACGGAAAAAG AAAGTTACGCTGCTCATCAAGTGGCCAAAGAACGTGGAAGTGGAAGGCTACGGGACCAAAAAGATCGACGCTGAGCGGCAGGCTGCAGCCGctgcttgccagctcttcaag GGCTGGGGTCTGCTGGGTCCCCGAAATGAGCTCTTTGATGCTGCAAAGTACCGCATCCTTGCTGAGCAGCTGGGCTGCCCCGATGAGCGGTGGTACTCAGAGGGCAGCCGGTGGCGCTCCAAGTCCGGGCCATCTCTGGCTGACCTCTCGACCTGCTGGAGGAGGATGGAGCCTAGCGAGCCCATCCAGTCCCTGGAGCACAATAGGCTCCCCAAACCCATCCGGAAGGAGGAGCTGGAAGAAGGGGAGCTGGAAGAGGGGGAGCTGGAGGAAGGGGAGCTGGAGGAAGACACCATCGACGTCTCCGATTACTTGTCCATGGCGCATCCGGGGGCCCGCACCCCACCCAGAGACATGAG ggACGGCTTCTCTCTCGAGATGACGGATGACAACACAGCCCTCCGGGCTCTGACCCAGTTTCCTCTGCCCAAGAACCTCCTGGCCCAGGTGATCCAGATTGCCACTTCTTCGTCCACAGTCAAG GAGTACATGCAGTTCCGGACGGTGGGCACCAAGACCAAGATCTGCAAGCTGACCCTGCGCTGGCCCTGCCCCATGACCTTCGCCGCCAAGGGGCGACGCAAGGTGGAGGCGGAGAACAAAGCGGCTGCTCTGGCCTGCCAGAAGCTGAAG aGCCTCGGCCTTGTGGACAAGAACAACAACCCCCTGAGCCACGCCATGTACAACATGACATCCCTCCGGGAGCTGGGCGAGAACCAGCGGAAGCCCTGCCACATCAAGGTCCCCGAGGCCACGCTGCGCAAGATCGAGAACTACCTGAACCAT TACCCAGTGGACACCCAGGAATCCAGGCCGCGCCTGGCCGACGACATGATGAACTTGAGCAAGGAGTCGGGCACCCTCAGCGACGCCATCACAGGCAAGAGTTACATCCCCATGTCGGAGTCGGAGGAAGTTCGCCACAGCCAGAACCTCCTGGCTCTCTGGAAGCGGAGGGGCAGCTCCTGGCAGGAGACCCAGCCTCTGCCCGTGGACTCACACCGGGAAGCCATCCTCTCGGCCATAGAGCAGAACCCGGTGGTGGTGATTGCCGGGGACACGGGGTGCGGGAagaccacccgcatcccccagcTGATGCTGGAGCACTACATCCTGGACGGGCGCGGCGCCCAGTGCAACATGGTCATCACGCAGCCCCGGCGAATCAGCGCCATTTCGGTGGCGCAGCGCGTGGCGCAGGAGCTGGGCTCCAGCATGCGGAAGAACGTGGGCTACCAGGTGCGGCTGGAGAGCAAGCCGCCGGCCCGGGGTGGAGCGCTGCTCTTCTGCACCGTGGGCATCCTGCTGCGGAAGCTGCAGGGCAACCCCCGCCTGGAGGGCGTCAGCCACATCGTGGTGGACGAGGTGCACGAGCGCGACGTCAACACCGACTTCCTGCTCATCCTGCTCAAGGGCGTCCAGAAGCAGAACCCCGGCCTCCGGCTAGTGCTGATGAGCGCCACGGGGGACAACCAGCGCTTCTCGCAGTACTTTGGGGACTGCCCCGTGGTCAAGGTGCCGGGCTTCATGTATCCTGTCAAGGAGTACTACCTGGAGGAGATCATGGCCATGCTGGGGCGACACAGACACCGGCACTACGAGATCAAG CAATCAGACGAGGAGTGCGTCCTTGACCTTGAGCTGATCACTGACCTCATTCTGCAGATCGATGCCCACGGAGAGCCAG GTGGGATCCTCTGTTTCCTCCCCGGCTGGCAGGAGATCAAAGGAGTTCAGCAGCGACTCTTGGAGAGCCTTGGACCTCATAACAGCCGTTACCTTGTCTTACCAG TTCATTCCAACATCCCAATGATGGACCAGCAGAGCATCTTCCCACGCCCCCCTCCTGGCGTGCGCAAGATCGTCCTGGCCACCAACATTGCCGAGACCTCCATCACCATCAACGACATCGTGCACGTTGTGGACAGCGGGACTCACAAGGAGGAGCGCTACGATCTCAAGACCAAG GTCTCGTGCCTGGAGACCGTCTGGGTGTCCAAGTCCAACGTCATCCAGAGGCGAGGGCGTGCTGGGCGCTGCCAGTCGGGCTTTGCCTACCATCTCTTCCCGCGCAGCCGCCTGGACAGGATGCCCACCTTCCAAGTGCCTGAGATCCTCCGCACGCCCCTCGAGAACCTGGTGGTCCAGGCCAAGATCCACATGCCCGAGAAAACG GCTGTTGAATTCCTCTCCAAAGCCCTGGACAGCCCTGACATCAAAGCTGTGGATGAAGCAGTCATCCTTTTGCAAGAGATTG GTGTGCTGGACCACAGGGAGGCCTTGACCACTCTGGGCAAGCGCCTGGCTCAGATCTCCACCGATCCCCGTCTGGCTAAGGCCATCGTGCTGGCTTCCATCTTCCGCTGCATCCAGCCGCTCCTGGTCATCGTCTCCTGCCTCACGAGGGACCCCTTCAGCAGCAGCTTGCAGAACCGCACCGAGGTGGACAAG GCCAAGGCCATCCTGAGCCGAGAGAGCGGCAGCGACCACCTGGCTTTTGTGCGGGCAGTGGCCGGCTGGGAGGACATCCTCCGGCGCAGGGATAGCCGAGCTCGCGACAACTACCTGCAGGATTACCTCCTGTATGCACCCAGCCTGCGATTCATCAATG GCCTGGTGAAGCAGTTCTCTGAGAACCTCTACGAGGCCTACCTGGTGCCAACCCCCTCAGACTGCCTCTTGCCCTCGTCTGTGTGCAACCAatacagtgaggaggaggagctggtgaAGGGCGTCCTGATGGCTGGGCTTTACCCCAATCTCATCCAG GTCAGGCAAGGCAAAGTGACCAGGCAGGGCAAGTTCAAGCCCAACAGCTACACATACCGGACCAAGGCTGGGACCGTCCTCCTGCACAAGTCAACAATCAACAGGCAA ACCTCCAAGCTCTACAGCCGCTGGCTGACGTACTTCATGGCGGTCAAGTCCAACGGCGGGGTGTTTGTGCGCGACTCCTCACAGGTGCACCCCCTGGCCGTGCTGCTCATGACGGATACAGACATCCATGTGCGGG ATGACGGCTGGCGAGCGACCGTCTCCCTCGTTGACAGCGACCTCCTGGTGCTGGAGGGCGACTCCTACACTATCCGGCTCCTGCGTGACTTCCGCGTGGCCCTCTCCAGGATGGTGGAGGTGTGCCTTTGCTACGAGATGGCCGCCATCCCCGGGGACCTGCACCACCAGCACAGCCAGCTCCTGGACATCCTAGTGGACCTTCTCAAAGGGCCTCCCGGCAGCTTTGGAGCTTAG
- the DHX30 gene encoding ATP-dependent RNA helicase DHX30 isoform X1, translating to MFSLNSCRRDRTMQGDSRDLLKEFPQPKNLLNSVIGRALGISHARDKLVYIHTNGPRKKKVTLLIKWPKNVEVEGYGTKKIDAERQAAAAACQLFKGWGLLGPRNELFDAAKYRILAEQLGCPDERWYSEGSRWRSKSGPSLADLSTCWRRMEPSEPIQSLEHNRLPKPIRKEELEEGELEEGELEEGELEEDTIDVSDYLSMAHPGARTPPRDMRDGFSLEMTDDNTALRALTQFPLPKNLLAQVIQIATSSSTVKEYMQFRTVGTKTKICKLTLRWPCPMTFAAKGRRKVEAENKAAALACQKLKSLGLVDKNNNPLSHAMYNMTSLRELGENQRKPCHIKVPEATLRKIENYLNHYPVDTQESRPRLADDMMNLSKESGTLSDAITGKSYIPMSESEEVRHSQNLLALWKRRGSSWQETQPLPVDSHREAILSAIEQNPVVVIAGDTGCGKTTRIPQLMLEHYILDGRGAQCNMVITQPRRISAISVAQRVAQELGSSMRKNVGYQVRLESKPPARGGALLFCTVGILLRKLQGNPRLEGVSHIVVDEVHERDVNTDFLLILLKGVQKQNPGLRLVLMSATGDNQRFSQYFGDCPVVKVPGFMYPVKEYYLEEIMAMLGRHRHRHYEIKQSDEECVLDLELITDLILQIDAHGEPGGILCFLPGWQEIKGVQQRLLESLGPHNSRYLVLPVHSNIPMMDQQSIFPRPPPGVRKIVLATNIAETSITINDIVHVVDSGTHKEERYDLKTKVSCLETVWVSKSNVIQRRGRAGRCQSGFAYHLFPRSRLDRMPTFQVPEILRTPLENLVVQAKIHMPEKTAVEFLSKALDSPDIKAVDEAVILLQEIGVLDHREALTTLGKRLAQISTDPRLAKAIVLASIFRCIQPLLVIVSCLTRDPFSSSLQNRTEVDKAKAILSRESGSDHLAFVRAVAGWEDILRRRDSRARDNYLQDYLLYAPSLRFINGLVKQFSENLYEAYLVPTPSDCLLPSSVCNQYSEEEELVKGVLMAGLYPNLIQVRQGKVTRQGKFKPNSYTYRTKAGTVLLHKSTINRQVGRVPPRPAGRRVLMTWWGGTAVAAGQV from the exons ATAGGACAATGCAAGGAG ATTCAAGAGATTTACTGAAGGAATTTCCCCAGCCTAAAAATTTGCTCAACAGCGTCATCGGAAGAGCTCTTGGCATTTCCCATGCAAGAGACAAGCTGGTGTATATCCACACCAATGGGCCACGGAAAAAG AAAGTTACGCTGCTCATCAAGTGGCCAAAGAACGTGGAAGTGGAAGGCTACGGGACCAAAAAGATCGACGCTGAGCGGCAGGCTGCAGCCGctgcttgccagctcttcaag GGCTGGGGTCTGCTGGGTCCCCGAAATGAGCTCTTTGATGCTGCAAAGTACCGCATCCTTGCTGAGCAGCTGGGCTGCCCCGATGAGCGGTGGTACTCAGAGGGCAGCCGGTGGCGCTCCAAGTCCGGGCCATCTCTGGCTGACCTCTCGACCTGCTGGAGGAGGATGGAGCCTAGCGAGCCCATCCAGTCCCTGGAGCACAATAGGCTCCCCAAACCCATCCGGAAGGAGGAGCTGGAAGAAGGGGAGCTGGAAGAGGGGGAGCTGGAGGAAGGGGAGCTGGAGGAAGACACCATCGACGTCTCCGATTACTTGTCCATGGCGCATCCGGGGGCCCGCACCCCACCCAGAGACATGAG ggACGGCTTCTCTCTCGAGATGACGGATGACAACACAGCCCTCCGGGCTCTGACCCAGTTTCCTCTGCCCAAGAACCTCCTGGCCCAGGTGATCCAGATTGCCACTTCTTCGTCCACAGTCAAG GAGTACATGCAGTTCCGGACGGTGGGCACCAAGACCAAGATCTGCAAGCTGACCCTGCGCTGGCCCTGCCCCATGACCTTCGCCGCCAAGGGGCGACGCAAGGTGGAGGCGGAGAACAAAGCGGCTGCTCTGGCCTGCCAGAAGCTGAAG aGCCTCGGCCTTGTGGACAAGAACAACAACCCCCTGAGCCACGCCATGTACAACATGACATCCCTCCGGGAGCTGGGCGAGAACCAGCGGAAGCCCTGCCACATCAAGGTCCCCGAGGCCACGCTGCGCAAGATCGAGAACTACCTGAACCAT TACCCAGTGGACACCCAGGAATCCAGGCCGCGCCTGGCCGACGACATGATGAACTTGAGCAAGGAGTCGGGCACCCTCAGCGACGCCATCACAGGCAAGAGTTACATCCCCATGTCGGAGTCGGAGGAAGTTCGCCACAGCCAGAACCTCCTGGCTCTCTGGAAGCGGAGGGGCAGCTCCTGGCAGGAGACCCAGCCTCTGCCCGTGGACTCACACCGGGAAGCCATCCTCTCGGCCATAGAGCAGAACCCGGTGGTGGTGATTGCCGGGGACACGGGGTGCGGGAagaccacccgcatcccccagcTGATGCTGGAGCACTACATCCTGGACGGGCGCGGCGCCCAGTGCAACATGGTCATCACGCAGCCCCGGCGAATCAGCGCCATTTCGGTGGCGCAGCGCGTGGCGCAGGAGCTGGGCTCCAGCATGCGGAAGAACGTGGGCTACCAGGTGCGGCTGGAGAGCAAGCCGCCGGCCCGGGGTGGAGCGCTGCTCTTCTGCACCGTGGGCATCCTGCTGCGGAAGCTGCAGGGCAACCCCCGCCTGGAGGGCGTCAGCCACATCGTGGTGGACGAGGTGCACGAGCGCGACGTCAACACCGACTTCCTGCTCATCCTGCTCAAGGGCGTCCAGAAGCAGAACCCCGGCCTCCGGCTAGTGCTGATGAGCGCCACGGGGGACAACCAGCGCTTCTCGCAGTACTTTGGGGACTGCCCCGTGGTCAAGGTGCCGGGCTTCATGTATCCTGTCAAGGAGTACTACCTGGAGGAGATCATGGCCATGCTGGGGCGACACAGACACCGGCACTACGAGATCAAG CAATCAGACGAGGAGTGCGTCCTTGACCTTGAGCTGATCACTGACCTCATTCTGCAGATCGATGCCCACGGAGAGCCAG GTGGGATCCTCTGTTTCCTCCCCGGCTGGCAGGAGATCAAAGGAGTTCAGCAGCGACTCTTGGAGAGCCTTGGACCTCATAACAGCCGTTACCTTGTCTTACCAG TTCATTCCAACATCCCAATGATGGACCAGCAGAGCATCTTCCCACGCCCCCCTCCTGGCGTGCGCAAGATCGTCCTGGCCACCAACATTGCCGAGACCTCCATCACCATCAACGACATCGTGCACGTTGTGGACAGCGGGACTCACAAGGAGGAGCGCTACGATCTCAAGACCAAG GTCTCGTGCCTGGAGACCGTCTGGGTGTCCAAGTCCAACGTCATCCAGAGGCGAGGGCGTGCTGGGCGCTGCCAGTCGGGCTTTGCCTACCATCTCTTCCCGCGCAGCCGCCTGGACAGGATGCCCACCTTCCAAGTGCCTGAGATCCTCCGCACGCCCCTCGAGAACCTGGTGGTCCAGGCCAAGATCCACATGCCCGAGAAAACG GCTGTTGAATTCCTCTCCAAAGCCCTGGACAGCCCTGACATCAAAGCTGTGGATGAAGCAGTCATCCTTTTGCAAGAGATTG GTGTGCTGGACCACAGGGAGGCCTTGACCACTCTGGGCAAGCGCCTGGCTCAGATCTCCACCGATCCCCGTCTGGCTAAGGCCATCGTGCTGGCTTCCATCTTCCGCTGCATCCAGCCGCTCCTGGTCATCGTCTCCTGCCTCACGAGGGACCCCTTCAGCAGCAGCTTGCAGAACCGCACCGAGGTGGACAAG GCCAAGGCCATCCTGAGCCGAGAGAGCGGCAGCGACCACCTGGCTTTTGTGCGGGCAGTGGCCGGCTGGGAGGACATCCTCCGGCGCAGGGATAGCCGAGCTCGCGACAACTACCTGCAGGATTACCTCCTGTATGCACCCAGCCTGCGATTCATCAATG GCCTGGTGAAGCAGTTCTCTGAGAACCTCTACGAGGCCTACCTGGTGCCAACCCCCTCAGACTGCCTCTTGCCCTCGTCTGTGTGCAACCAatacagtgaggaggaggagctggtgaAGGGCGTCCTGATGGCTGGGCTTTACCCCAATCTCATCCAG GTCAGGCAAGGCAAAGTGACCAGGCAGGGCAAGTTCAAGCCCAACAGCTACACATACCGGACCAAGGCTGGGACCGTCCTCCTGCACAAGTCAACAATCAACAGGCAAGTGGGCCGGGTGCCGCCCAGGCCGGCTGGAAGGCGGGTGCTTATGACCTGGTGGGGAGGGACGGCAGTGGCGGCAGGCCAGGTGTGA